Proteins co-encoded in one Fibrobacter sp. genomic window:
- a CDS encoding type IIA DNA topoisomerase subunit B, whose translation MAVKYDESNIKTLDWYEHIRMRPGMYIGKLGDGQSPDDGIYVLAKEVIDNSIDEFAMGAGKKIEITMEDHACRVRDYGRGIPLEKVIDCVSKMNTGGKYDSEAFQKSVGMNGVGTKAVNALSTTFVVRSIRDGRVKKAEFSKGILTKDYKIEATNEKNGTEIYFVPDNDLFKNFRFLPAYMEEKIWNYAYLNTGLSLIMNDKTYVSPNGLLDLLHSRTDDTIRYDVIHCKSKDIEFAITHSNQEGEHYFSFVNGQHTTQGGTHQAAFREGVVKGIRDHFKKEFDASDVRNCIIGAISVRIQEPVFESQTKTKLGSTTTAPNGPALRSWIVDYVAKELDNYLHKNEAVAKAMLDRINQNEKLRKDLAGVKKLANERAKKANLNNKKLRDCSVHLTDAKNPLKNETMIFITEGNSASGTITTARNPKTQAVFSLRGKPLNSFGLSKKIVYENEEWNLLQAALNIENGLEDLRYDKVIIATDADVDGMHIRLLLMTFFLQFFPELVAEKHLYILQAPLFRVRHKKDKTKTFYCYDEEERDRAAKEITKKDLEITRFKGLGEMDSEDFKLLIGENMHLETVTMPTDASLGKMLEYYMGKNTQSRQDFIVENLRTEAVEEL comes from the coding sequence ATGGCAGTAAAATACGACGAAAGCAATATTAAAACATTGGATTGGTACGAACATATCCGCATGCGTCCGGGTATGTACATCGGTAAACTTGGCGATGGTCAGAGCCCCGATGACGGCATTTATGTTCTCGCAAAGGAAGTGATCGACAACTCCATCGACGAATTCGCCATGGGTGCCGGCAAGAAGATTGAAATCACCATGGAAGACCATGCCTGCCGCGTCCGCGACTATGGCCGTGGCATCCCCCTGGAAAAGGTCATCGACTGCGTCAGCAAGATGAACACCGGTGGTAAGTACGATTCCGAAGCCTTCCAGAAGTCCGTGGGTATGAACGGTGTGGGTACCAAAGCGGTGAACGCCCTCTCCACCACTTTCGTTGTCCGCAGTATCCGCGACGGCCGCGTGAAAAAGGCCGAATTCAGCAAGGGTATCCTTACCAAGGACTACAAGATCGAGGCTACCAACGAAAAGAACGGTACCGAAATCTACTTCGTGCCCGACAACGACCTTTTCAAGAACTTCAGGTTCCTTCCGGCCTACATGGAAGAAAAGATCTGGAACTACGCTTACCTGAACACAGGCTTGTCCCTCATCATGAACGACAAGACCTACGTAAGCCCCAACGGTCTTTTGGACCTCTTGCACAGCCGTACCGACGACACCATCCGCTACGACGTCATCCACTGCAAGAGCAAGGATATCGAGTTCGCCATCACCCATTCCAACCAGGAAGGTGAACATTACTTTAGCTTCGTGAACGGCCAGCACACCACCCAGGGTGGTACTCATCAGGCAGCCTTCCGCGAAGGCGTGGTCAAGGGCATCCGCGACCATTTCAAGAAGGAATTCGACGCCAGCGACGTGCGTAACTGCATTATCGGCGCCATTTCCGTACGTATCCAGGAACCGGTTTTCGAATCCCAGACCAAGACCAAGCTGGGCAGCACCACTACCGCTCCCAACGGCCCCGCACTTCGCTCCTGGATCGTGGACTACGTGGCCAAGGAACTGGACAACTACCTTCACAAGAACGAAGCCGTTGCCAAGGCAATGCTGGACCGCATCAACCAGAACGAAAAGCTCCGCAAGGACCTGGCTGGTGTAAAAAAGCTGGCCAACGAACGCGCCAAGAAGGCAAATCTTAACAACAAGAAGCTTCGTGACTGTTCCGTACACCTTACCGATGCAAAGAACCCGCTGAAGAACGAAACCATGATCTTCATTACCGAAGGTAACTCTGCATCCGGTACCATCACTACGGCACGCAATCCCAAGACCCAGGCAGTGTTCAGCCTTCGCGGTAAGCCGCTGAACAGTTTCGGCCTGAGCAAGAAGATTGTTTACGAAAACGAAGAATGGAACCTGCTGCAGGCAGCCTTGAACATCGAAAACGGTCTGGAAGACCTGCGCTACGACAAGGTGATTATTGCAACCGATGCCGACGTGGACGGTATGCACATCCGCCTGCTTCTCATGACCTTCTTCCTGCAGTTCTTCCCGGAACTGGTGGCAGAAAAGCACCTGTACATTCTGCAGGCCCCCCTGTTCCGCGTCCGCCACAAGAAGGACAAGACCAAGACCTTCTACTGCTACGACGAAGAGGAGCGCGACCGCGCCGCCAAGGAAATCACCAAGAAGGATCTGGAAATCACCCGATTCAAAGGTCTTGGCGAAATGGACTCCGAAGACTTTAAGCTTCTGATCGGCGAAAACATGCACCTGGAAACAGTGACCATGCCTACCGACGCTTCCCTGGGTAAAATGCTTGAATATTACATGGGCAAGAACACCCAGAGCCGTCAGGACTTTATTGTTGAAAACCTTAGAACTGAAGCCGTTGAGGAGCTGTAA
- a CDS encoding DNA gyrase/topoisomerase IV subunit A, which produces MDEEQKTLGLSNVNHLEKLYNGWFLDYASYTILDRAVPYFEDGLKPVQRRILHTLFEMHDGSFHKVAGIVGDTMHYHPHGDASIYSALVNMGQKNLLIEPQGNWGNPLTGNEAAAPRYIEGKLSDFAVEVMFNPETTEWIPNYDGRSKEPVSLPAKFPIVLAQGVDGIAVGLSTTILPHNFKELCQASIDYLRGRKFVLYPDFFTGGIIDVSEYDDGRRGGRLKVRARIEKVDNKTLAIREIPFGTTTDSLIDSIVKANDKGKIKVKQIVDHTTENVEILVHLQPGTDPQVAIDALYAFTDCQTTLAANSCVIIDKKPKFSSTTELLKLSTDHTVHLLDWELDNQLKHLQDQWHMTSLEKIFIEHEVYEVIKQAKTHEEMVQLIDDGLKPYVRKLRREVTREEILKLAEIPVRRISRFDRKKADELLKELDAKIEEVNYNKEHLTDYAVNYFKNILKKYGEGRDRKTEIGEFGTVSAVHVALANQKLYVNRKEGFVGTGMKKEEYLFDVSEYDDLIVFKADGSFKVVKVSDKDFVGKDIILVEKFKKDDDRHIYNVIHQDGKEGTAYIKRFNVGGVTRDKDYFMGKGKPGSKILYLSSNLNGEAEVVEVTLKPRPRTKLNFEVDFSSVEVKGRGAIGNIVTKYPIKSIKRTRKGVSTLGARVLYFDAPSGIISTQKKGDRIGEFGEKDKILIVKENGTARVHDMADPILIGTGIKYIHKYDPAQVFSILYFEGGNFNYMVKRFNLEGCPMTTEFSLISDHKDSQMIEFFATDDARELMEYQVGREVQKEELDLTEMADVKGYKALGSKFTAKKVKRVSRISPADPFCDSVEEDGDEDSGEEPDLFK; this is translated from the coding sequence ATGGATGAAGAACAGAAAACACTAGGCCTCTCCAACGTAAATCATCTGGAAAAGCTGTATAACGGCTGGTTCCTGGACTACGCAAGCTACACCATCCTTGACCGTGCCGTGCCTTATTTCGAAGACGGCCTCAAGCCGGTGCAGCGCCGCATTCTGCACACCCTTTTCGAAATGCACGATGGCAGCTTCCACAAGGTGGCAGGTATCGTAGGTGATACCATGCATTACCACCCCCATGGCGACGCTTCTATCTACAGCGCCCTGGTGAACATGGGCCAGAAGAACCTGCTCATCGAGCCCCAGGGTAACTGGGGTAACCCCCTCACCGGTAACGAAGCCGCTGCTCCCCGTTACATCGAAGGTAAGCTTTCCGACTTCGCCGTCGAGGTGATGTTCAACCCGGAAACTACGGAATGGATTCCCAACTACGATGGTCGTTCCAAGGAACCGGTTTCCTTGCCCGCCAAGTTCCCCATTGTGCTTGCACAGGGCGTCGATGGTATTGCCGTAGGCCTTTCCACCACCATCCTCCCCCACAATTTCAAGGAACTTTGCCAGGCCAGCATCGACTACCTGCGTGGCCGTAAGTTCGTTCTTTACCCGGACTTCTTTACCGGCGGCATCATCGACGTCAGCGAATACGACGACGGTCGTCGCGGCGGCCGCCTCAAGGTCCGCGCCCGCATCGAAAAGGTGGACAACAAGACTCTCGCCATCCGTGAAATCCCCTTCGGAACCACTACGGACAGCCTGATCGACTCCATCGTCAAGGCCAATGACAAGGGCAAGATCAAGGTGAAGCAGATCGTGGACCACACCACCGAAAACGTGGAAATCCTGGTTCATCTGCAGCCTGGTACCGACCCCCAGGTGGCAATCGACGCCCTCTATGCATTTACCGACTGCCAGACCACCTTGGCAGCCAACTCCTGCGTCATTATCGACAAGAAGCCCAAGTTCAGTAGCACTACCGAACTTCTGAAGCTTTCTACAGACCACACCGTTCACCTGCTGGACTGGGAACTGGATAACCAGCTCAAGCACCTGCAGGACCAGTGGCACATGACCAGCCTTGAAAAGATCTTCATCGAGCACGAAGTCTATGAAGTGATCAAGCAGGCCAAGACCCACGAAGAAATGGTGCAGTTGATCGACGACGGCTTGAAGCCCTATGTGCGCAAGCTCCGTCGCGAAGTGACCCGCGAAGAAATTCTCAAGTTGGCAGAAATCCCCGTCCGCAGAATCAGCCGTTTCGACCGCAAGAAGGCCGACGAATTGCTGAAGGAACTGGACGCAAAGATTGAAGAAGTCAACTACAACAAGGAGCATTTGACCGACTACGCCGTCAACTACTTCAAGAACATTCTCAAGAAGTATGGCGAAGGTCGCGACCGCAAGACTGAAATCGGCGAATTTGGCACCGTCAGCGCAGTCCATGTGGCTCTGGCCAACCAGAAGCTCTACGTGAACCGCAAGGAAGGCTTCGTCGGCACCGGCATGAAGAAGGAAGAATACCTCTTCGACGTGTCCGAGTACGACGACCTTATCGTGTTCAAGGCCGATGGCAGCTTCAAGGTGGTTAAGGTCAGCGACAAGGACTTCGTAGGCAAGGACATCATCCTTGTTGAAAAGTTCAAGAAGGACGACGACCGCCATATCTATAACGTCATCCACCAGGATGGCAAGGAAGGCACCGCCTACATCAAGCGCTTCAACGTGGGTGGCGTTACCCGCGACAAGGACTACTTCATGGGCAAGGGCAAGCCGGGCAGCAAGATTCTTTACCTGTCCAGCAACCTAAACGGCGAAGCCGAAGTGGTGGAAGTCACCCTGAAGCCCCGCCCCCGTACCAAGCTGAACTTCGAAGTGGATTTCAGTTCTGTAGAAGTGAAGGGTCGTGGCGCCATTGGCAATATCGTCACCAAGTACCCCATCAAGAGCATCAAGCGCACCCGCAAGGGCGTTAGCACCTTGGGCGCACGCGTGCTGTACTTCGATGCCCCCAGCGGCATCATCAGCACCCAGAAGAAGGGCGACCGCATCGGTGAATTCGGCGAAAAGGACAAGATCCTTATCGTGAAGGAAAACGGAACTGCACGAGTCCATGACATGGCAGACCCGATCCTGATCGGTACAGGCATCAAGTACATTCACAAGTACGATCCTGCACAGGTCTTCAGTATACTGTACTTCGAAGGCGGGAACTTCAACTACATGGTCAAGCGCTTCAATTTGGAAGGCTGCCCCATGACAACGGAGTTCAGCCTCATCAGTGACCATAAGGATTCCCAGATGATCGAGTTCTTCGCAACCGACGACGCCCGCGAACTGATGGAATACCAGGTTGGCCGCGAAGTCCAGAAGGAAGAACTGGATCTGACGGAAATGGCCGATGTCAAGGGCTATAAGGCTCTGGGCAGCAAGTTCACCGCCAAGAAGGTAAAGCGCGTCAGCCGTATCTCCCCCGCCGATCCGTTCTGCGATTCCGTAGAAGAAGACGGCGATGAAGACAGTGGCGAAGAGCCGGATCTCTTCAAGTAA
- a CDS encoding NAD(+) synthase has product MFGFYRFASVCPNLKVADTAFNTAEIIRCGKTALNEGAAVTVFPELCITGYTCSDLFHQELLLKNAYASLQKIADAFADSDMIVAVGLPLRMFGRLYNCAAFVQRGHLIAVTPKIHLPNQREFYEKRHFNSGRDLLNSADRITWDFPGFGEVPVTNFIRSGVSSVGDGVAASGCSAESAGSEICFGVELCEDLWTPMPPSGELALAGANVILNLSASDALVGKGDYRRNLVMNQSARCMAAYVYASAGVQESTTDMVFSGHLMISENGSMLAESKTYGRDSEIIYADVDVQRLNMQRLSEGSFQDFDATPYFATAAEFGPLPEIAAGENVDALKYRYVCPTPFVPGNIEARDANCKEIFNIQCAGLAKRIEASHSKRAVVGLSGGLDSTLALLVIAETFKLLKRPASEILVLTMPGFGTTNRTKNNAVEMANLLGVELRTVSIKDACMQHFSDIGHDPAVLNVTYENVQARERTQILMDVANKEGGIVVGTGDLSEIALGWSTYNADHMSMYAVNCDIPKTLVRHVVAWYADRARSFIPKEKTADALAVVLRDILDTPVSPELLPADANGQIAQKTESILGAYEIHDFYLYHFAKYGAEPAKMLFLAKKAFGATTENGVAVPAKYPDEELERCLKLFVRRFFTQQFKRSCIPDGPKVGTISLSPRADWRMPSDASFGDWLLD; this is encoded by the coding sequence GGTAAGACTGCTCTAAATGAGGGTGCCGCCGTTACGGTGTTCCCGGAACTTTGCATTACAGGCTACACCTGTAGCGACCTGTTCCACCAGGAACTGCTGTTGAAGAATGCATATGCAAGCCTGCAGAAAATTGCAGATGCTTTTGCCGATTCCGACATGATTGTTGCTGTGGGCTTGCCCCTCCGCATGTTTGGTCGCCTTTATAACTGTGCCGCCTTTGTTCAGCGCGGTCATTTGATTGCGGTGACCCCGAAAATTCATTTGCCTAACCAGCGTGAATTCTACGAGAAACGTCACTTCAATAGCGGTCGCGATCTGCTGAATTCTGCCGACCGCATTACCTGGGATTTCCCTGGCTTTGGTGAAGTGCCTGTAACCAATTTTATTCGCAGTGGCGTAAGTTCCGTTGGTGATGGTGTTGCTGCAAGTGGATGCTCCGCAGAAAGTGCCGGCTCTGAAATCTGCTTCGGCGTTGAACTTTGCGAAGACCTTTGGACTCCCATGCCTCCCAGTGGTGAACTTGCCCTGGCTGGTGCCAACGTCATTTTGAATCTTTCCGCCAGTGATGCTCTGGTAGGCAAGGGTGACTACCGCCGCAACCTGGTGATGAACCAGTCCGCTCGCTGCATGGCGGCCTACGTCTATGCCTCCGCCGGCGTTCAGGAATCCACCACCGACATGGTGTTCAGCGGTCACCTGATGATTTCTGAAAACGGAAGTATGTTGGCTGAAAGTAAGACCTATGGCCGTGATTCCGAAATCATTTACGCAGATGTTGATGTGCAGCGCTTGAATATGCAGCGCCTGAGCGAAGGTTCTTTCCAGGACTTTGACGCAACGCCTTACTTTGCTACAGCTGCGGAATTTGGTCCGTTGCCGGAAATCGCTGCGGGTGAAAACGTTGATGCGCTCAAGTATCGTTATGTTTGCCCCACGCCCTTTGTTCCGGGAAATATTGAAGCTCGTGATGCCAACTGCAAGGAAATTTTTAACATCCAGTGCGCGGGTCTCGCTAAGCGTATAGAAGCGTCCCATTCCAAGCGCGCCGTTGTGGGCTTGAGTGGCGGTCTTGATTCCACTTTGGCTTTGTTGGTAATTGCCGAAACCTTCAAGCTTCTGAAGCGCCCTGCTTCCGAAATCCTGGTGCTGACTATGCCCGGCTTTGGAACTACCAACCGCACCAAGAACAATGCGGTGGAAATGGCAAACCTTTTGGGCGTTGAACTGCGCACCGTGTCCATCAAGGACGCCTGCATGCAGCACTTCAGCGACATCGGTCATGATCCTGCTGTACTGAACGTGACCTACGAAAATGTCCAGGCCCGCGAACGCACCCAGATCTTGATGGACGTTGCCAACAAGGAAGGCGGCATTGTGGTAGGTACCGGCGACCTTTCTGAAATCGCCTTGGGCTGGAGCACTTACAATGCGGATCACATGTCCATGTATGCGGTAAACTGCGACATCCCGAAAACGCTGGTCCGCCATGTGGTTGCCTGGTACGCCGATCGCGCCCGTAGTTTTATTCCTAAGGAAAAGACGGCTGATGCCTTGGCTGTCGTACTTCGCGACATCTTGGATACGCCTGTTTCTCCGGAACTTCTGCCTGCCGACGCCAACGGCCAGATTGCCCAGAAGACCGAATCCATTCTTGGCGCCTACGAAATCCACGATTTCTACCTGTACCATTTTGCGAAGTACGGTGCGGAGCCTGCAAAGATGCTGTTCCTGGCGAAGAAGGCCTTTGGTGCCACCACGGAAAACGGAGTCGCGGTTCCTGCCAAATATCCAGACGAAGAACTGGAACGCTGCTTGAAACTCTTTGTACGCCGCTTCTTTACCCAGCAGTTCAAGCGTAGCTGCATTCCCGATGGCCCCAAGGTAGGTACCATCAGTTTGTCTCCCCGCGCCGACTGGAGAATGCCTTCTGACGCCAGCTTTGGCGACTGGCTTTTAGACTAG